The DNA sequence TTATCATCACGTTCTTGAAGTCAAATTCATAAAAGCTTTTAAAGCTAAGTTTAATTATTTAGATCTTTCCAAATAAAAAGGCAGAGAATTTTTCTCTGCCTTTTTTGTGTCTAATTTCAGTATTAACCCCCCCTGCGAAAGCAGGGGGGGGTTAGCTAAACCAAGATAATGTTTAGGTCATTTTCGAAGGGCTCAGAGCCTTTATTTAAAGAGTCCTTGGAACTCCGAAAGGACCATTTGTATCTCTCAATCGCTTGAAGTCAAAGCCCATAGCTCTTAATGCATGCCATAAATGTCCTTGAATAAAGAAAAATCCAAAGTAGTAATGCACATTAACCAAAGCAGCCCTAGTGGTATGGCCCCAGAACGCAGTTCCTCCAGGAACTGTGTCTATCCAATAAGGAGCTACTCCAAATTTAAACTGAAGAACTTCTCCATACCAAGCTTCTGGATAAACAGTTGTGTTTGTTGCAGCCCAGAAAGCAGCAACACATGCCATCCAGCCAATACCTGCTAGTGACCAAGAAAGTATTGCTTCAGCGGACAGTAAACCTTTGCCTTTGAATTTTGTATAAGTGCCAATTTGCTTTGTTGCTATATGGAAAGCACCTCCTCCGAGCTGGAAGAAAGCTAAGAAGGCATGTCCACCCATTACATCCTCAAGGCTATCAATAGCTAGAAAATCAAATTGATGGTTCCAAATCTGGGTAAGGTCAAGGTTGTAGTTGACTTGGCGTATTGCATCAATAGCAGGATCATAAATTCCATGGATCCTGGCCCATTCAACAAACCAAATATTCGCAACACCAAAGAAAAGCAAATGGTGACCAAGAATAAAAGTTTGGTTGTCTGGGTTATCCCATTCCAATTTAAATTTTCGAGCTTGTGGTACTTCTGACTGCTGCATATCTCCTGTGAAATAAACAGAGTGCAAAAGTCCTCCTCCCCCATAAACCATGGAGAGAATCAAGTGAAGTATTGCAATATTTGCCACACCTACACCTGTCCAAACTCCAGCATCATTGAAACCAATGCCGACTGATGCTAAGTGAGCAAGAAAGAGAGAGCTTTGATGTCCCATTGGCAGGGAAGCGTCAAAGCCAGCTAGTTCGACAAGTGTGGCTGCACCGCACCCAAAGGCAATAAGTCCAGTATGAGCTGCATGAGCAGCAATGAATTTGCCTGAGCGGTTGGTGACTCCAGAATTACCAGCCCACCACCCGTAGGTGACATCTGGGTTTCCGTAGGTCTGCATAATTTCTTTTTGAGCGAAAAGGCGCTATTTCCCATGAACACTACATGGAGGTCAATTAATATGTACGGAATCGTTAAAGGTTTTTATCTAAGAGAAATAAAAAAACATTTTTCAACATGCAACGAGATGAGATTTTCTGTGCTCTTTATGGTTATGTAGAGGGAAATTTTCCAAAACATCTAGATTCAATGCTAGAAATCTTTCACTCAACCCCTTTAATGGCAACCATTACCGTTGGTGGATTCAACCCACTAGCCGCAATATTCGGCCTAATTACCGTTTTCCAAGTAAGTCAATTCATCTATTACGGTTTTGATGCAAACGATCCTTCAAAGGATTAATTAATTTTTCAAAGAACAAAACTTTCTATCCAAATTCAATGATTGATCCAACTCACATTCTTGATTTCGCCACCCAATTACCGCATCCATCTGACATAGGCATAATCAAACCATCAGGAGGCTTTAATTTGGGGGCTGCTCTATGTGGCTTAGGAGCATTTTTTGGTGCTTCCCAATTTTTTTACTACTCGGATGATTCCAAGAGGATTGATCCTTGGGCCAAAAGAGATTAAGAGTAGCGCTTATCCCTAACTAGAAACTATTAAGGGATTTAATCGTTCCTAGAACATAGTACCAACTCATTTAAAGTGTATTCCAGATAAAGAGTTGGTATATCAAGTGAAAATTTATTTCTGAATTAACTAAATTTTCAGAAAAAAAAAAAAAAAAAGCCTCGCCTATTTAGGCGAGGCTTTTTTATAGCTTTTTAGATTAAAGCTCTAAGAAGCAGTTGACTCTGTCAAACCACCTATTGCCTGAGCAATCCTTCTGAAATCAAAGCCCAATGCTCTTAGAGCATGCCATAAATGGCCTTGTAAGCAGAAGAAAGCAAAATAATATTGAACATTGACTAGAGCTGCCCTAGTTGTGTGTCCAAAAAAGTATTTGCAGTCAGAAACATCTCCTGTATCTACCCAATAAGGAGAAATGCCGAACTTAAGCTCTAAAGGTTCTCCATACCATTCAGTGGGATAGACAGTTGTGTTTCCAGCAGCCCAAAACGCTGCAACTAAGCCCATCAAGAAAAGGCCAGCTAATGACCAAGAAAGTACTGCTTCTGCTGAAAGCAAACCCTGGCCTTTAAATTTGGTGTATTCACCAATTTGCCGAGTTGCTATATGGAAAGCACCACCACTGATCTGTAAGAAAGCTAAGAATGCGTGACCACTCATTACGTCTTCAAGACTGTCTATCTTAAGGAAGTCAAATTGGTGGCCCCAAACCATTCCGAAATCCCCATAACCAGGGAAAACTGTGCGAACAGCTTCAACGGCGGGGTCATAGATGCCATGAACTCTGGCCCATTCAACGAACCAGATATTTGCAACACCTAAGAAGATCAAATGATGACCAAGAATGAAAGTGAGATTGTCAGGGCTGTCCCATTCAAGCTTAAACTTATCAACTCGACCAATCGGTCCACTTTGTAGATCTGGATCGAAAAGTAATGAGTGAAGAAGCCCAGCACCGCCATAGACCAAGGAGAAGATCAGATGGAAAATTGCGATTGTGGCAACTCCTGCTCCTGTCCATACACCAGCTTCGTCAAAGCCAATGCCTAGAGAAGCTAAATGGGAAAGATATATAGAGCTTTGATGCCCCATAGGGATTGAAGAATCAAAACGGGAAAGCTCCCAAAGACAACTTGCACCAGTTGCGAAGCAAATAATTCCTGTATGTCCAACATGAGAGCCGATAAATCGACCTGCCCTGTTGGTGACTACAGAATTACCAACCCACCACCCATAGGTGACATCTGGGTTTCCGTAGGTCTGCATAATTTTTAAAGATGAAGGCTAAATAGCTTTGCCAACACTACAAGCGACTCAATTGATATGGCCAGAATAGTTAAAGGTCTTTATTTAGTGAATCCTTATTTTGTCGCCTTTTACACGAAAATGAGTGTTTTTAAGGAATTTAGGAGGAACCCATAACCTGCTATCCCACGTGTAAAAGGCAAAATCTTTGAAATGCCTACAAGAAACTCTTTAAAAATGCATCAAAGTGAAGAGATCCTAATAACTAAAAATTGGAATAGGATTATTTTTTTTTATATTTAATTTTTGGATCCATATCGATATCTAGTACATCTGATTTAAATAATTGAATGTCCTCTTCTTGACAGCCAGTGAGTCTCTTTAATTCAGTTATAAAGTCATTGACCTTTTCTTGCTCAGAACGATTCATATTAGTTCTTCTTTTTAAGGCCTTGAGATTTAAGGTTATTACCTATACCTAAGAAGCCAAACAAAAAGACAAAGAAATAAAGTCCCAATGCAATAAATACTAGAAATTCAAAGTTCCTTAAAAAATTCATAGCATTAAAAATTTTGCAGGAAGAAGTAGACGGCTCTTCTGAATTAGAACAATAGCGAATTAAATCTCTGCCAATGAAAAGCAGACGAAGTTCATTGGTTCACAGTTCTTCATAAAGTATGTTACATTGCTTCACATCCTGAATTCTTAACTAATGACACCTGAAGCTGAAAAGTTCAATGGTTGGGCTGCAATGGTTGGCTTTGTCGCTGCATTTGGAGCATATGCAACAACTGGACAAATCATCCCAGGAATTTTCTAATTAAACTACCTACAACAATGACATCATCCACTCAAATAACAACTGAATCAGGCAATCGTCAGAATGTATTCCCTGTCGAAGCCCAACCTGAATTACTAGAAAACTATCCTGGTTATATAGAAGACGCAGAAAAGGCAAATGGCAGATGGGCAATGATTGGATTTATTGCAATGCTAGGGGCCTATATAACCAGTGGGCAAATAATTCCAGGGATATTCTAATGAATAATAGTTACTGGAAAAACGCCGAAATAACTAATGGCAGACTAGCCATGGTTGGATTTATTGCAGCTTTAATTAATTACACTTTATTTGGCTGGATAATCCCAGGCTTCTTCTAAGTTAAAGAAGTTGATAATTAAATAGTTATGGACTTCATATAAGACTTGCTTTCATCACATAAAGACTAATTATTCTTTCCTAAAAGAAGCAGGTAACACTAGAAAAGATTATTTATATTAATATAATTATTAAAAACAACATCAGCTTCGTTAAGAAGAAAATATGCCTTTAACAAACAAAGGGACTCTATCCCAATGCATTATTAAAACAAACTGCGTGCTAACAGAGTGGGAGCTAGAAGATGTAAATGTTAAGTATAAACACTTAATAGGTTTAGCATCATCGCTACCAAGAACAACAATTGTCAAGCAAGAAAAAAATTATTGGCATGGTATTTGCAGAAGTTTAATTTTTCGTTTCCCTGACGACTTGGAGATCCTCAACTTAAGTACAAAGATGGCAACCATTCAGAAAAAAGGGATCATTCAAATCAGGTCTGCATCAAGATATGGTGCTTCAGATCTTGGCGTGAACAAAAATAGAATTAATAATCTATATAAAAAATTAATGGAGCTGAGTTAGAGCTATAAAGAACTCGTAGTTTTTTATAGCTCTAATATTGATGAGAATTTAGCGCTGATAATGCTTGCCACGATAGGTAAGTAAAATACGTTCCTTTTGAGCAGCCTCTTTATGCTGCTCATACTTGTGACCACGATAGGTAAGAGTCATTTGGTTCTCCGAGCTAGCCCAAGTCCCCGTTCCATGGCTTGAGTCGAACTGCGCCTTCGAATAAGAAGGTGAACGCTTATGTAGTTGTTGCTACATAATTATTATCCATGGGTATAAAAAATATTGCAAGTAATTTAAATATTAAAGATTTCAAGAAGTTCGCCCGTGTTCGACTAAGCTCATCTGAATTTTTAAGTGGGCTTTTGGGAGAGTTACAAGAACTGGCAGTGACACTAGCTCTAGCCGCAATGGCAATAGCCTTTATTTTCATCGCTGACAATGAAGATGACGATGACGAAGGAGGCGGGATGATGCAACCCGTATATCTAGCTGCTACCGACTGAGTCTGACTGTAAATCTATTCATAATTCAATGCAGTCCTCTACTCTGAAAATTCAATTGAAATAACTCAAAAGAAACCAAGACAAGAGAGTGTAGAATATAAAGAAATCCTTAAATCCATGGATTATCCTAAGGATAGGCTAGATGAGAGCCACATTGTTATTTGCGGCTATATATCCTCAAGGCTTAAAAGGCTAAATGATAAAGATAGGCATTCACTCTATTCTGAGTACAAAGAATGGCTGAAAGATGAAGGATTTAATCAAGATGATGTATGGAGCATTCCAGATTTAACAGATGAAGGTTTATGTGATTTCTTCAAGAGAGCTATCTCTCAAAGAAGCTAAGCTTGTATTAATATTTTTCTTAAGCAAGGGGTACTAAATTTAAATTTCCTAATTATAAAAATATTGCTTAGACATTCAGTAAATTCCATACAAAGCAAATCCGCTGTGTAAACCATAAATAAGTATTAAAAAGCTCATACAGCCAAGACTCAAAAGCATTGTAGTGTAAAGCCTATTAACACTATAAGTTGATTCAACTGGATTAAAGTCAGCAATCACAAATGACTGGCTTGAATATTTACCTCGATTTGGAAGCGTAGATTGACTTGGTAACATAGCCGGCAATTTATCATTCAAAACAGGTGCAATCAACCTATCTTCTTTGAATATTCTAGGTAGCATATTAGTAAGCCAAATTGCCATTACTGAAGTCCAGAAAATCATACTTAGACCTGCTAGACCAAAAAGAATAAATTTTAAAAATTCCATAAAGTTGAATAGGTTATAGAGGTAAATTAGCAGATTTTTCTATAATTTATGAACTTTATTATTATGAATAAAGCGACCTCTAATATACATAAAAATGCAAAGAGTTCCTATTACTATAGGAGGGTGAGCAGAAATGGATTCACTTACAAATTGAATTTGCTCGGCAGTCATGGCAGTTCTTCAGGTTCTAAACTAACTCTCTCAGAGAATTAATCACAAGGTTGTAAAATCATTTATCGTTGCAAGGCTCTTATATCACTAATGGGTAGATCAATACGAACAATTCCTTAGGCAAAAGCATACTGGCTTAAAGAAAGCAAAATAATCTGTTCATTGCTATCCAAAAACCATCTATTGTTTAAGAATTTATGCATAAAATTTATTTCTTAACATTAAATCAATTAATATTTTTGAATTGAAGGTCTGAATTATTAGTACCGAGTGTGCGATAATTGATGATAATGATTTTTTCTACATGAATATCAATCTCCCTTTGATGACCTTACTTTTCTTTCCAGAATACCCAGATGGAATTCCTGGAGACCTGTATTTAGTTCATCTATTTTTCTTTTTGATTTTCATCCCATTAACAATGATTGTTTTAGCTGCTCGCTCTCATGAGAGAAACAGCACCAGTTAAGAAAG is a window from the Prochlorococcus marinus str. MIT 9211 genome containing:
- a CDS encoding chlorophyll a/b binding light-harvesting protein, which gives rise to MQTYGNPDVTYGWWVGNSVVTNRAGRFIGSHVGHTGIICFATGASCLWELSRFDSSIPMGHQSSIYLSHLASLGIGFDEAGVWTGAGVATIAIFHLIFSLVYGGAGLLHSLLFDPDLQSGPIGRVDKFKLEWDSPDNLTFILGHHLIFLGVANIWFVEWARVHGIYDPAVEAVRTVFPGYGDFGMVWGHQFDFLKIDSLEDVMSGHAFLAFLQISGGAFHIATRQIGEYTKFKGQGLLSAEAVLSWSLAGLFLMGLVAAFWAAGNTTVYPTEWYGEPLELKFGISPYWVDTGDVSDCKYFFGHTTRAALVNVQYYFAFFCLQGHLWHALRALGFDFRRIAQAIGGLTESTAS
- a CDS encoding high light inducible protein, whose translation is MTSSTQITTESGNRQNVFPVEAQPELLENYPGYIEDAEKANGRWAMIGFIAMLGAYITSGQIIPGIF
- a CDS encoding DUF1499 domain-containing protein produces the protein MPLTNKGTLSQCIIKTNCVLTEWELEDVNVKYKHLIGLASSLPRTTIVKQEKNYWHGICRSLIFRFPDDLEILNLSTKMATIQKKGIIQIRSASRYGASDLGVNKNRINNLYKKLMELS
- a CDS encoding DUF4278 domain-containing protein; translation: MTLTYRGHKYEQHKEAAQKERILLTYRGKHYQR
- a CDS encoding high light inducible protein — encoded protein: MTPEAEKFNGWAAMVGFVAAFGAYATTGQIIPGIF
- a CDS encoding chlorophyll a/b binding light-harvesting protein — protein: MQTYGNPDVTYGWWAGNSGVTNRSGKFIAAHAAHTGLIAFGCGAATLVELAGFDASLPMGHQSSLFLAHLASVGIGFNDAGVWTGVGVANIAILHLILSMVYGGGGLLHSVYFTGDMQQSEVPQARKFKLEWDNPDNQTFILGHHLLFFGVANIWFVEWARIHGIYDPAIDAIRQVNYNLDLTQIWNHQFDFLAIDSLEDVMGGHAFLAFFQLGGGAFHIATKQIGTYTKFKGKGLLSAEAILSWSLAGIGWMACVAAFWAATNTTVYPEAWYGEVLQFKFGVAPYWIDTVPGGTAFWGHTTRAALVNVHYYFGFFFIQGHLWHALRAMGFDFKRLRDTNGPFGVPRTL